The proteins below are encoded in one region of Thermococcus peptonophilus:
- a CDS encoding M24 family metallopeptidase, with amino-acid sequence MRGDEKIFRRRVERFQELMRENDIDGAVIRTLSTFIYFTGTKWLRPSLLIPAEGEPTVFVIKGEAEEFRRRSWIEDVREFQRVEDLMAGVVTWVNGNGFSRVGHEFSVERDAYLLFLKLFQRLNPMVEVVDILELTMSLRMIKDPWEIENIRKAGKIAQKGMKVAEEVIRPGVSETEIAAEVYRELMINGSEEPKVYVSTTPRAHAEPFRDLKVKENGVVTVVIGTDWNHYYANTARTFVVGEPGERVRRAIEVKEKALQIALEETRVGATLNSVEKKLSDFFKENGFGDAYLAGYTHGVGLLIEELPMPTIVVPTRATKVAENMVLSIIHTPLMIPEGAIKHEDTYLVRKDGLERLT; translated from the coding sequence GTGAGGGGCGACGAGAAGATCTTCAGAAGAAGGGTCGAGCGCTTTCAGGAACTTATGAGGGAGAACGACATCGATGGGGCCGTCATAAGGACGCTCTCCACCTTCATATACTTCACCGGAACCAAGTGGCTACGTCCGAGCCTTCTCATCCCCGCTGAAGGAGAGCCAACTGTGTTCGTCATCAAAGGGGAAGCTGAAGAGTTCAGAAGGAGGAGCTGGATAGAGGACGTGCGCGAGTTCCAGCGCGTTGAAGACTTAATGGCAGGTGTTGTGACTTGGGTGAACGGCAACGGCTTTTCAAGGGTTGGACACGAGTTCAGCGTCGAGAGGGACGCTTACCTTCTCTTTCTCAAGCTCTTCCAGAGGCTCAACCCGATGGTTGAGGTGGTTGACATTCTCGAACTCACAATGAGCCTCAGGATGATAAAGGACCCCTGGGAGATAGAGAACATCAGGAAAGCGGGAAAGATAGCGCAGAAGGGCATGAAGGTTGCCGAAGAGGTCATAAGACCGGGAGTGAGCGAGACAGAGATTGCCGCCGAGGTTTACCGCGAGCTGATGATCAACGGGAGCGAAGAACCCAAGGTCTACGTTTCCACAACCCCTAGGGCGCACGCCGAGCCTTTTAGGGACTTAAAGGTGAAGGAGAACGGGGTTGTCACGGTGGTCATCGGAACCGACTGGAACCACTACTACGCCAACACCGCGAGAACCTTCGTAGTTGGAGAACCCGGAGAGAGGGTCAGGAGGGCAATAGAAGTTAAGGAAAAGGCCCTTCAGATAGCCCTCGAGGAGACCCGCGTTGGGGCAACGTTAAATTCAGTTGAAAAGAAACTCTCGGACTTTTTCAAGGAGAACGGCTTTGGGGACGCCTACCTTGCCGGCTACACCCACGGCGTCGGCCTTCTCATCGAGGAACTCCCGATGCCTACAATAGTGGTTCCGACGAGGGCAACCAAGGTTGCCGAGAACATGGTGCTCAGCATAATTCACACACCGCTGATGATCCCGGAGGGAGCAATAAAGCACGAGGACACCTACCTCGTGAGGAAGGACGGCCTCGAGAGGCTCACGTGA
- a CDS encoding NAD-dependent epimerase/dehydratase family protein — MRVILTGGTGFIGGFLRAELIQRGHEVVIPTRKDIAIPGVKTVRVRGEPEEYGRLVEELHPDAVTNLIGVLRGDYHKAHVAIPREIARACNSCRLIQMSALGADEDSEIPYFRTKALGEKEVRKVKSYAIARPSLVLGPNQRLFHDALKWRIFPNLKTPSSR, encoded by the coding sequence ATGAGGGTAATCCTAACCGGCGGAACTGGCTTCATCGGCGGCTTTCTGAGGGCTGAACTCATCCAAAGGGGACATGAGGTAGTGATCCCAACAAGGAAGGACATAGCCATCCCTGGTGTAAAAACCGTTCGAGTCAGGGGAGAACCCGAGGAATACGGGAGGCTCGTTGAAGAACTCCATCCTGATGCAGTGACAAACCTCATCGGCGTCCTCAGAGGGGATTACCATAAGGCTCACGTGGCCATCCCGAGGGAGATAGCCAGGGCTTGCAACTCATGCAGGTTAATCCAGATGAGCGCCCTCGGTGCCGATGAGGACTCAGAAATCCCCTATTTTCGAACCAAAGCCCTCGGAGAGAAGGAAGTGAGAAAGGTTAAGAGCTACGCGATAGCTAGACCTTCCCTCGTTCTTGGGCCGAACCAGAGGCTCTTCCACGATGCCCTTAAGTGGAGGATCTTCCCAAATCTAAAAACCCCGTCCAGCCGATAG
- a CDS encoding class I SAM-dependent methyltransferase, whose translation MRYDLASYIYEPINTLLEVPTGIRDARKEIIKKARGKVIELGVGTGLNLPLYPEGVEIVGIDISEKMLEKARKKSSKAKVSLRKADARELPFSDGSFDTAVSTFFLCVVPEKEKVIKEIYRVLKPSGVFPCDGVFTPG comes from the coding sequence GTGAGGTACGACCTAGCGAGCTACATCTACGAACCGATAAACACGCTCCTTGAAGTCCCTACTGGAATACGAGATGCAAGAAAAGAGATAATTAAAAAAGCTCGGGGAAAAGTCATTGAGCTTGGTGTTGGGACGGGCTTAAACCTTCCGCTCTATCCAGAGGGCGTTGAGATTGTCGGAATTGACATCAGCGAAAAAATGCTTGAGAAGGCCAGGAAGAAGAGCTCGAAGGCGAAGGTTTCGCTGAGGAAGGCCGATGCGCGAGAGTTGCCTTTTTCTGATGGCTCCTTCGATACTGCAGTTTCTACGTTCTTCCTCTGCGTTGTCCCTGAGAAGGAGAAGGTTATCAAAGAAATTTACAGGGTTCTCAAACCCAGTGGGGTTTTTCCTTGTGATGGAGTGTTCACCCCCGGATAA
- the ubiE gene encoding bifunctional demethylmenaquinone methyltransferase/2-methoxy-6-polyprenyl-1,4-benzoquinol methylase UbiE: MVRELFNSIAERYDLANRLISLNLDCCWRRRTCEEALEALSPAGGRISVLDVACGTGDMLRCLKKKLDEKGICAEFYGLDCSENMLEVAKKKVPFARLVPGFAEEMPFDDESFDFITVAFGVRNFFDRRKAIGELYRVLKPDGVLAVLEFSRNPSILGKLAWFYTERVVPLVGGLITGNKKAYSYLAESIGKFPYPEELAKEFESAGFSTLKLRWLFPRIAFLLLLRKGR, encoded by the coding sequence TTGGTAAGGGAGCTGTTTAACAGCATAGCAGAGCGCTATGACCTAGCCAACAGACTGATAAGTCTCAACCTCGACTGCTGCTGGAGGAGAAGAACCTGTGAGGAGGCCTTGGAAGCTCTTTCTCCCGCAGGGGGCAGAATCAGCGTTCTGGACGTCGCCTGCGGAACCGGGGACATGCTCCGCTGTCTCAAGAAGAAGCTCGATGAGAAAGGCATCTGTGCAGAGTTCTACGGTCTTGACTGCAGTGAGAACATGCTCGAAGTTGCAAAGAAAAAAGTCCCTTTCGCAAGGCTCGTTCCCGGCTTCGCAGAGGAGATGCCCTTCGATGATGAGAGCTTTGATTTTATCACAGTTGCCTTCGGCGTCAGGAACTTTTTCGATAGAAGGAAAGCAATAGGAGAGCTTTACAGGGTGCTAAAACCCGACGGGGTGCTGGCCGTTCTGGAGTTTTCGCGGAATCCCTCAATTCTCGGAAAGCTCGCGTGGTTCTACACAGAGAGGGTAGTCCCGTTAGTTGGGGGTTTGATAACGGGCAATAAAAAGGCCTACTCGTACCTCGCGGAGTCCATCGGGAAGTTCCCTTACCCGGAGGAGCTGGCGAAAGAATTCGAAAGCGCTGGGTTCTCAACGTTAAAGCTCCGCTGGTTATTCCCCAGGATAGCCTTTCTCCTCCTTCTCAGAAAGGGCCGTTAA
- a CDS encoding P-loop NTPase family protein has translation MNSPPDRPLEYLGLYPKEVSGGNRRKVAILGAILMDADVTVLNEPFTGLDSDSIEALLALISELKDKGKAFMIVSHQLDELFRIADRVYVLSGRPAIVKKVIGREEIGKGAV, from the coding sequence GTGAACAGTCCCCCTGACCGCCCCCTGGAGTATCTCGGCCTCTACCCGAAGGAGGTGAGCGGTGGCAACAGGAGGAAGGTGGCAATCCTGGGGGCGATTCTAATGGATGCAGACGTTACTGTTCTTAACGAGCCTTTCACCGGTCTTGATTCTGACTCAATCGAAGCCCTTTTAGCACTCATCTCGGAGCTGAAGGATAAAGGAAAGGCATTCATGATAGTGTCTCATCAGCTCGATGAACTTTTCAGGATCGCCGACAGGGTTTATGTCCTATCAGGAAGGCCGGCCATTGTTAAGAAAGTCATCGGGAGGGAAGAGATTGGTAAGGGAGCTGTTTAA
- a CDS encoding polyprenyl synthetase family protein: METYYKIIDGKTGRLFGASFALPAYYLGKPFWVKLDSAGTLVGRAFQIVDDVLDYFPGTGKDRFKDLLNGKTTLPLILYTERYGSSFVEKTLKDPTEDNLLELFGRMKNAGVFREAVTIAKGFIEKAIKTILSLPFDSKPVVELVSEYFDEVFLKFENPSS, from the coding sequence ATTGAGACCTACTACAAGATCATCGACGGAAAGACTGGCAGGCTCTTTGGAGCTTCTTTTGCCCTTCCAGCTTACTACCTTGGAAAACCCTTCTGGGTGAAGCTTGACAGTGCCGGAACGCTAGTTGGAAGGGCCTTCCAGATAGTTGATGATGTTTTGGATTATTTCCCAGGAACTGGAAAGGACCGCTTCAAGGACCTCCTGAATGGAAAAACAACACTTCCGCTCATCCTTTACACGGAGAGGTACGGCTCTTCATTTGTTGAAAAAACTCTCAAAGATCCTACTGAGGATAACCTTCTCGAACTGTTTGGGAGAATGAAAAATGCGGGAGTCTTCAGGGAAGCAGTTACTATCGCCAAGGGCTTCATCGAGAAGGCCATTAAGACCATTTTATCCCTCCCCTTCGACTCAAAACCCGTTGTCGAGCTCGTTTCGGAGTACTTCGATGAGGTTTTCTTAAAGTTTGAAAACCCCTCGTCTTAG
- a CDS encoding hydrogenase 4 subunit D encodes MIGLLASLAYLIPLTGGLILFKLDERKADAVMLASFISALVAQLGVAYLFLTEHHEVIHIPYITTERLGEAYGIIIDPMSVLIGTVVSLAGFIFMFYGVEYMSERNVGHPGGKGRGLFYAWMTLFEGATLGFIYSSTFLGLLIFFELMGLACWGVVSYYNTPEARRAGFKAFIIPNVGAMIGFYTAIGIGITQLHDLSLFSLAHVAPSIKPWLFIALLFAGYTKSAQFPTYSWIPDAMEAPTPASAFLHGAAMVEMGVYLVARVLQFIGDLPIWIFYFMAIMVSLTLLIPILNYPVQKDAKRLLAYSTVAEAGVMFVGLTFAALGLDVGLKAAMFQLTTHAFIKGLAFLTAGTFTYSLGTLDLRRISGLKDILPVNGFSWALALLGLAGLPPMGIAFSKAELLTDLVALKITGLAWLPIIMVLTDSVVFLWVGMKWIGRNVFGKPSVKKAPTHWIINASLIALIILTLISAILAYPLVEEITFYGVGA; translated from the coding sequence ATGATAGGTCTTCTGGCATCACTGGCTTACCTCATTCCGCTCACTGGTGGATTGATCCTTTTTAAGTTAGATGAAAGGAAAGCAGATGCCGTCATGCTCGCATCGTTTATTTCGGCTTTAGTTGCCCAGCTCGGTGTTGCCTACCTCTTCCTGACGGAGCATCATGAGGTGATCCACATCCCCTACATCACCACAGAAAGGCTCGGCGAGGCCTACGGCATAATAATAGACCCCATGAGCGTTTTAATCGGCACAGTGGTTTCTTTAGCTGGATTCATATTCATGTTCTACGGCGTTGAATACATGAGCGAGAGAAACGTCGGTCATCCCGGTGGGAAGGGGAGGGGTCTCTTCTACGCCTGGATGACGCTCTTCGAGGGTGCAACGCTTGGATTCATCTACTCCTCCACCTTCCTCGGCCTGCTCATTTTCTTCGAGCTTATGGGGCTCGCCTGTTGGGGAGTTGTGAGCTACTACAACACTCCTGAGGCAAGGCGGGCTGGCTTCAAGGCCTTCATAATTCCAAACGTTGGGGCGATGATCGGGTTCTACACGGCCATCGGAATAGGCATAACCCAGCTTCACGACCTCAGTCTGTTCTCGCTTGCTCACGTTGCCCCCTCAATAAAGCCCTGGCTGTTCATTGCTCTACTCTTCGCGGGATACACAAAGAGCGCCCAGTTCCCGACCTACTCGTGGATCCCGGACGCTATGGAGGCTCCAACTCCTGCTTCGGCCTTTCTTCACGGCGCGGCGATGGTTGAGATGGGGGTTTACCTCGTCGCTAGGGTTCTCCAGTTCATCGGCGATCTTCCAATCTGGATTTTCTACTTCATGGCAATTATGGTCTCCCTAACCCTCCTCATCCCGATACTCAACTATCCCGTACAGAAGGACGCAAAGAGGCTTTTGGCATATTCAACAGTGGCTGAAGCTGGCGTAATGTTCGTTGGGCTGACCTTCGCCGCTTTAGGTCTTGACGTAGGATTAAAGGCGGCGATGTTCCAGCTCACAACCCACGCGTTCATAAAGGGCCTCGCCTTCCTCACCGCTGGAACGTTCACATACTCACTCGGAACTCTCGACCTCAGGAGAATAAGCGGGCTTAAGGATATACTTCCTGTTAACGGCTTTTCCTGGGCCCTCGCCCTCCTTGGCCTCGCCGGCCTTCCGCCAATGGGGATAGCCTTTAGCAAGGCCGAGCTTCTAACAGATCTTGTTGCGCTCAAAATTACCGGTCTGGCCTGGCTCCCCATAATCATGGTCCTCACAGACTCGGTGGTATTTCTCTGGGTCGGGATGAAGTGGATAGGAAGGAACGTCTTCGGAAAGCCGAGCGTGAAAAAGGCTCCAACTCACTGGATAATCAACGCCTCTCTGATAGCACTCATAATCCTGACCCTGATTTCAGCGATACTCGCCTACCCGCTCGTTGAGGAGATAACCTTCTATGGGGTGGGAGCATGA
- a CDS encoding complex I subunit 5 family protein: MIALTDASIISLALAFFALGAVAPLFKRNFRVSLPPAMIGSLLTLLAGAYGISREIEGEILFGLLKTEVKIESLNGFFMAFLGLVGLFVSLYFLHYDMKPRHLTFAVAYNGTLASAFLFLAADNLEKLTLSYELIAVFTLALFLSTVPKKGRITARNYIVLTQVFGIIPLLIATSLAYSAVGSVHGLTFEALRKNLGGLPVGVWLLYVLYLFPALVRSGVFPFHTWVPRVYQRLPSPLVPVFIALEGTGVYLSLRIFFETLPRSQVVGYVIAFLGTVSVFATLYSFKEIRLKTKFAYHSVMDVGVSYFALGSALVLSGELGTIALVGAILHTLYQALYKSAIFFGLGAIDHYGEEPNICSLRKLLKGHVITLLISLSAFSMAGVPPLAAFVSKWLIYEASFGTANVYLWAMGLTISFLGLFPLASILQVRRINRLLCKREVERGEIPLYIRSVTGIVALLGFLVAVFPLIVFPWIQHMVRELTGFEIESLSKTFFASPGMAIAVGLLIFSTYVGWRVGKIPTDRVSELLLIFYNMGDILRFTADFFLSEGKKAYLRYVLPVIKVVPKHELPLIRDYDDALDYPVRHLDEAMFMPLIRLFEKLARWGEERSPDMNALISGFAVALALLIILLGVVS; encoded by the coding sequence ATGATAGCGCTCACCGATGCCTCAATAATCTCGCTGGCGCTGGCATTCTTCGCTCTCGGTGCGGTTGCACCCTTATTTAAGCGAAACTTCAGGGTGAGCCTGCCCCCGGCCATGATTGGCTCTCTCTTGACTCTTCTCGCCGGTGCCTACGGGATCTCCCGCGAGATTGAGGGGGAGATACTGTTTGGTCTCCTTAAGACTGAGGTCAAAATAGAGTCCCTGAACGGCTTTTTCATGGCGTTTCTGGGTTTAGTGGGCCTTTTCGTGTCCCTCTACTTCCTTCACTACGACATGAAGCCGAGGCATTTGACCTTTGCCGTAGCCTACAACGGCACTCTGGCTTCCGCGTTTCTCTTCCTCGCCGCAGACAACCTTGAAAAGCTCACGCTCTCCTACGAGCTTATAGCTGTGTTCACCCTTGCACTATTCCTATCCACTGTTCCTAAAAAAGGAAGAATAACGGCGAGAAACTACATTGTCCTGACTCAGGTCTTCGGCATAATTCCCCTCCTGATAGCGACCAGCCTTGCCTATTCTGCTGTTGGCAGCGTCCACGGGCTTACCTTCGAAGCCCTTCGGAAGAACCTTGGGGGGCTTCCCGTCGGAGTCTGGTTGCTCTATGTCCTCTACCTCTTCCCTGCCCTCGTTCGTTCAGGCGTCTTCCCATTCCACACATGGGTTCCGAGAGTTTATCAGAGGCTCCCCTCACCTCTCGTTCCGGTCTTCATAGCACTCGAAGGAACCGGCGTTTACCTCTCGCTGAGGATATTTTTCGAGACGCTTCCTCGCTCACAGGTGGTTGGGTATGTTATAGCTTTTCTGGGAACAGTTTCAGTATTTGCCACCCTCTACTCCTTCAAGGAGATCCGCCTGAAGACAAAGTTCGCCTACCACAGTGTGATGGACGTTGGTGTCTCTTACTTTGCCCTCGGTTCTGCCCTCGTTCTGAGTGGAGAGCTGGGAACTATCGCATTAGTCGGTGCCATCCTGCACACCCTCTATCAGGCATTATACAAGAGCGCCATCTTCTTCGGGCTTGGTGCGATAGATCACTACGGAGAGGAGCCAAACATCTGCTCCCTCAGGAAGCTCCTCAAGGGCCACGTCATAACCCTCCTGATCTCGCTTTCTGCCTTTTCAATGGCTGGGGTTCCGCCACTGGCGGCATTCGTGAGCAAGTGGCTGATCTACGAGGCCTCCTTTGGAACTGCCAACGTCTATCTCTGGGCAATGGGCCTTACAATATCTTTCCTTGGCCTCTTCCCTCTCGCCTCAATACTCCAGGTCAGACGCATCAACAGGCTTCTCTGCAAAAGGGAAGTAGAGAGGGGTGAGATACCCCTTTATATAAGGTCTGTCACTGGTATCGTTGCCCTGCTGGGTTTTCTGGTGGCGGTGTTCCCGCTCATAGTATTTCCATGGATACAGCATATGGTCAGGGAGCTTACCGGCTTTGAGATTGAAAGCCTGTCAAAAACATTCTTTGCAAGCCCGGGTATGGCCATAGCAGTTGGCCTGCTCATATTTTCAACGTATGTCGGCTGGAGAGTTGGCAAGATACCCACCGACAGGGTCAGCGAGCTTCTCCTGATATTCTATAACATGGGGGACATACTCCGCTTCACAGCCGACTTCTTCCTGAGCGAGGGCAAGAAAGCTTACCTGAGGTACGTTCTTCCCGTTATCAAGGTCGTTCCAAAGCACGAACTTCCGCTGATTAGGGACTACGACGATGCGCTTGACTATCCTGTTAGACACCTCGATGAGGCAATGTTCATGCCTTTGATAAGGCTCTTTGAGAAACTCGCCCGGTGGGGTGAAGAAAGAAGCCCCGATATGAACGCGCTTATAAGCGGGTTTGCCGTGGCTTTAGCCCTGTTGATAATCCTTCTGGGGGTGGTATCTTGA
- a CDS encoding monovalent cation/H+ antiporter complex subunit F, with product MNIVDVFREVLYFSAVIYTLAFVLYGIRAIKGPTTADIILAVDCLSFDMAAFMVILGIYFKSIMLASGAIILALWAFMLDIYYTKYVLYGEVEV from the coding sequence TTGAACATCGTTGACGTTTTTCGAGAAGTGCTGTACTTTTCAGCGGTCATCTATACCCTCGCCTTCGTCCTCTACGGAATAAGGGCGATAAAGGGGCCGACCACCGCCGACATAATCCTCGCGGTTGACTGTCTCTCCTTCGACATGGCGGCGTTCATGGTGATATTGGGAATATACTTCAAGTCCATCATGCTCGCGAGCGGCGCGATAATTCTAGCACTATGGGCTTTCATGCTGGACATCTACTATACCAAGTACGTCCTCTACGGGGAGGTGGAGGTATGA
- the mnhG gene encoding monovalent cation/H(+) antiporter subunit G has product MIDQIIFIIGSIAILLGAIYDLIAAIGLLRFGDFYMRTHAATVGTIGGAALPVFGAGLVALVYHPLGEQRFFMAGIAFTVGILILIIAPTGSHSLVSAVYFGKIGKKPKLVVDHLEEDLPERSDVAELVREHEEVPGEEEEPKFTFRRV; this is encoded by the coding sequence ATGATAGACCAGATCATCTTCATCATCGGCTCAATCGCGATACTCCTTGGAGCTATCTACGACCTGATAGCGGCTATAGGACTTCTCCGCTTTGGAGACTTTTATATGAGAACACACGCAGCGACAGTCGGCACCATAGGCGGCGCCGCCCTGCCAGTCTTTGGAGCGGGATTGGTTGCCCTCGTCTACCATCCCCTCGGCGAGCAGAGATTCTTCATGGCAGGGATAGCCTTCACCGTCGGAATCCTTATCCTGATCATAGCCCCCACTGGTTCACACTCACTCGTCTCAGCGGTCTATTTTGGTAAGATAGGCAAGAAGCCGAAGCTCGTGGTGGACCACCTTGAGGAGGACCTGCCGGAGAGGAGCGACGTTGCCGAGCTGGTGAGGGAACACGAAGAAGTCCCCGGTGAGGAGGAAGAGCCGAAGTTCACCTTCAGGAGGGTCTGA
- a CDS encoding hydrogenase subunit MbhD domain-containing protein gives MQEFHLVILAIVVSFGFVFSYLAMKEHDLLKALALSSVQSTFFALGFYILAAPDIVLAYLAIAVGAYTALIILAISKTERYEVGE, from the coding sequence ATGCAGGAGTTCCACCTCGTAATCCTGGCAATAGTGGTTTCATTCGGCTTCGTGTTCAGCTATCTGGCCATGAAGGAGCACGACCTGCTTAAGGCCCTCGCTCTCAGCTCCGTCCAGTCAACGTTCTTCGCCCTCGGCTTCTACATCCTGGCCGCTCCGGACATAGTCCTTGCTTACCTTGCTATAGCGGTTGGAGCTTATACTGCCCTCATCATCCTCGCGATAAGCAAGACCGAGAGGTACGAGGTGGGAGAATGA
- a CDS encoding Na(+)/H(+) antiporter subunit B: MKRDVYVAVSFLLAFLVISYAVTVKDVLGIAQNPLRPLGEFYLSHAFAHEGPTSHSPEVVTAIVWNYRGFDTLFETFVFFLAIMGALSVLRLTKEQEKEVRELEAREPHRQMDLIVRATVKLVVIMIVSISASIALHGHLTPGGGFQGGSAMAVASLLLFAAFSKFTLERKGLTLRHTVSAYALGLALILTTVIVPVFLYGGKVLEINLLPEEIGLFNLDVGEYTAVTFGFLTVFLVLGVSEWIFKNVLRREVQ; encoded by the coding sequence ATGAAGCGAGATGTTTACGTTGCGGTTTCCTTCCTGCTGGCGTTCCTTGTAATCTCCTACGCGGTAACGGTAAAGGACGTCCTCGGGATAGCCCAGAACCCGCTCCGCCCTCTCGGGGAATTCTACCTGAGCCACGCCTTCGCCCATGAAGGGCCCACAAGCCACAGCCCTGAGGTAGTAACTGCCATAGTCTGGAACTACCGTGGGTTCGATACGCTATTTGAGACCTTCGTCTTTTTCCTGGCCATTATGGGCGCCCTGAGCGTCCTTAGGCTCACCAAGGAGCAGGAGAAGGAGGTTCGCGAGCTTGAGGCAAGGGAACCCCACAGGCAGATGGACTTGATCGTTAGGGCAACGGTGAAGCTCGTCGTTATAATGATAGTCTCAATCTCGGCCTCAATAGCCCTTCACGGTCACTTAACTCCCGGAGGTGGCTTCCAGGGTGGTTCGGCCATGGCGGTTGCTTCACTGCTCCTCTTCGCGGCCTTCAGCAAGTTCACGCTGGAGAGAAAGGGCTTAACGTTGAGGCATACTGTCTCAGCCTACGCCCTTGGCCTGGCGCTCATTCTAACGACGGTCATTGTCCCGGTTTTCCTCTACGGCGGAAAGGTTCTCGAAATAAATCTCCTTCCGGAAGAGATCGGCCTCTTCAACCTCGACGTTGGAGAATACACGGCAGTTACCTTCGGGTTCCTGACGGTGTTCTTAGTCCTTGGGGTCTCTGAGTGGATATTCAAGAACGTCCTCAGGAGGGAGGTCCAGTGA
- a CDS encoding sodium:proton antiporter, translating into MIASFLIFYITITLFAMTLLGVYGVATRSNLIKKIIMLNVMGDAINMLFILIGYRLVYPVFPPIYEKHLTVEEFLSRAVDPVPQALVLTAVVIGMAMNILLATYAIQFYRLHGTIDARDMAEIMRGERE; encoded by the coding sequence GTGATAGCGAGCTTCCTCATTTTCTACATCACGATAACGCTCTTCGCAATGACCCTCCTTGGGGTCTACGGCGTTGCTACCAGATCTAACCTCATCAAGAAGATCATTATGCTCAACGTGATGGGCGATGCGATAAACATGCTCTTTATCCTCATCGGCTATCGCCTCGTCTACCCAGTCTTTCCGCCGATATACGAGAAGCACCTGACGGTTGAAGAGTTCCTGAGCAGGGCGGTTGATCCCGTTCCGCAGGCGTTGGTGCTAACTGCCGTCGTCATTGGAATGGCCATGAACATACTCCTGGCGACCTATGCAATCCAGTTCTACCGCCTCCATGGAACCATAGATGCCCGTGACATGGCCGAAATCATGAGGGGGGAGCGAGAATGA
- a CDS encoding Na+/H+ antiporter subunit E gives MKVRFSPATFLIAIAVYLFYTGSVSEYDLITGSIVALIISLTVGHWLIENDAKFFSPRRWFYAVIYALRYFFIEETKTHIDVAKRVFTLKANPGIVRIPLEVENDYGKVLVANSITNTPGTVVVDISDDGKWLYVHWIDVSTLDEKEIKESVVAYFEDYAKKIFD, from the coding sequence ATGAAGGTAAGGTTCTCCCCGGCGACGTTCCTGATAGCGATCGCAGTTTATCTGTTCTACACGGGTTCGGTCAGCGAGTACGATTTAATAACAGGGAGCATCGTCGCCCTCATAATCTCCCTCACCGTTGGCCACTGGCTCATAGAGAACGATGCCAAGTTCTTCTCACCAAGAAGGTGGTTTTATGCGGTAATCTACGCCCTAAGGTACTTTTTCATAGAGGAGACAAAGACACACATAGACGTTGCCAAGAGGGTCTTCACACTCAAGGCCAACCCCGGGATAGTTAGAATCCCCCTTGAGGTTGAAAACGACTACGGGAAGGTTCTCGTGGCCAACTCGATAACCAACACTCCCGGGACGGTTGTTGTTGATATAAGCGACGACGGGAAGTGGCTCTACGTCCACTGGATCGACGTGAGCACGCTCGATGAGAAGGAGATCAAGGAGAGCGTAGTTGCTTACTTCGAGGACTATGCGAAGAAAATATTCGACTGA